The Lycium barbarum isolate Lr01 chromosome 12, ASM1917538v2, whole genome shotgun sequence genome includes a region encoding these proteins:
- the LOC132624487 gene encoding uncharacterized protein LOC132624487, with protein sequence MITNFFKPQAPSNTTPSSPLPSSHLRSSSSPVNLFNASDNDKVLADLDLKSDPAKRKQMSKFSPNIRDRVRRYYILKKPCQPQEFEFPSRDIGGELRRFNPDWFDDPYSQWLEYSVKKDATFFLCCYLFKNELGGYGKKVSDAFTTKGFRSWNKGIERLKKHVGEVNSVHTQCFMMMLDLMNQEQFILTSFDKPFEKFKGDYQVRLNASIDVIRYLLKEGMPFRGHNECITSTRRGHFLDLLKWYADKKEDVKNVVLEKAPKNNTTTSPDIQKDIVNSCAKETVNAIIEDLNEDYFGMLVDESKDVSHKEQMALVLRYVNNEGKFIERFLGLVHVKDTSAKSLKEAIYSLLLDHSLSRSQIRGQGYDGASNMQGEINGLKTLILKYNYSAYCVHCFAHQLQLTLVAVAKKHHDVNNFFDLLANVLSIVGGSFKRREMLRDDQAKKLEELLMLGEVHTGSGLNQELGLQRPGDTCWGSHFKTVRNFISLFSSIVHVLGVLVNEGANYHEKAMAKSLVEDIRSYEFIYMLHLMLKILAITYDLNMALQRKDQDIVSAMKLVDFTKRKLQSMRESE encoded by the coding sequence ATGATCACGAATTTCTTCAAGCCTCAAGCTCCTTCAAATACTACTCCTAGCTCTCCTTTGCCAAGTTCTCATTTGCGAAGTTCTTCGTCGCCTGTCAATCTTTTCAATGCATCGGATAATGACAAAGTGTTGGCCGATTTGGATCTTAAATCAGATCCTGCTAAAAGAAAACAAATGTCAAAATTTTCTCCTAATATACGTGACCGAGTGAGGAGATATTACATACTAAAGAAACCTTGTCAACCTCAAGAATTTGAATTTCCAAGTAGAGATATTGGAGGAGAATTGCGTCGTTTTAATCCCGATTGGTTTGACGATCCATATTCTCAATGGTTAGAATATAGTGTTAAAAAAGATGCAACATTTTTCTTATGTTGTTACTTGTTTAAAAATGAGCTTGGAGGATATGGAAAAAAAGTAAGTGATGCTTTCACAACGAAAGGTTTTCGAAGTTGGAATAAAGGTATAGAAAGGCTTAAAAAGCATGTGGGTGAAGTGAATAGTGTTCATACTCAATGTTTCATGATGATGCTAGATTTAATGAATCAAGAACAATTTATTCTAACTTCATTTGACAAGCCTTTCGAGAAATTTAAAGGTGATTATCAGGTTCGCTTGAATGCTTCGATTGATGTGATAAGGTATCTTTTAAAAGAAGGAATGCCTTTCCGGGGTCACAATGAGTGTATAACTTCTACAAGAAGGGGTCATTTTCTAGATCTCTTAAAGTGGTATGCAGATAAGAAGGAAGATGTGAAAAATGTGGTACTAGAAAAAGCTCCAAAAAATAACACCACGACTTCTCCCGATATCCAAAAAGACATTGTGAATTCTTGTGCAAAAGAAACAGTGAATGCAATTATTGAAGACTTGAACGAAGATTACTTTGGGATGTTGGTTGATGAGTCTAAGGATGTTTCTCATAAGGAACAAATGGCTCTCGTCTTGAGATATGTAAACAATGAGGGTAAATTTATTGAGCGATTTCTTGGTCTTGTTCATGTGAAAGATACATCTGCAAAGTCATTGAAAGAAGCGATCTATTCTTTGCTTTTAGACCATTCTTTGAGTCGATCTCAAATACGGGGACAAGGTTATGATGGAGCTAGTAACATGCAAGGAGAAATTAATGGTCTTAAAACTCTAATTCTGAAATATAATTATTCGGCATATTGCGTACATTGCTTTGCTCATCAATTGCAATTGACTCTTGTAGCCGTTGCAAAAAAACATCATGATGTGAATAATTTTTTTGACCTTCTTGCCAATGTTTTAAGTATCGTTGGAGGTTCTTTTAAGCGTAGGGAGATGCTTCGAGATGATCAAGCTAAAAAATTAGAGGAATTACTAATGCTCGGTGAAGTTCATACGGGAAGTGGATTAAATCAAGAACTTGGACTTCAAAGGCCTGGTGATACCTGTTGGGGATCTCATTTTAAGACGGTACGTAACTTCATTTCCTTATTCTCATCAATTGTGCATGTACTTGGAGTTCTTGTAAATGAGGGTGCAAATTATCATGAGAAAGCAATGGCAAAAAGTCTTGTGGAAGACATTAGATCTTATGAGTTTATCTACATGTTGCATTTGATGTTGAAAATTTTGGCGATTACATATGATTTGAATATGGCTTTGCAACGAAAAGATCAAGATATTGTTAGTGCTATGAAGCTTGTTGATTTCACAAAAAGAAAATTGCAATCGATGAGGGAATCTGAATGA
- the LOC132622189 gene encoding purine permease 21-like, translating to MGEPQEKQLNIPFEEEASKEPDNMANNLTLWRAKYKRWLDIGFNAFLVLASLSTATLLGELYYKEGGKSTWLNSLVQTVGFPVLLPILFLKQRQENPGSQNDDDNYTPSVWIFLSVYVFLGFLLGGSGMLLAVGLLHLPVSTFSLISASQLGFNAVFSYFLNSQKITTYIANSIILLTISSILLVFQPDDSPSGKGGSSKGKNYVLIGFVCTLFGSAGYALLLSSTERIFRKVMKKRTMKQVMNVVIWQSFFATCAILIGLFASGEWRWVKTEMQEYKLGKVSYVMTLVWNALCWQIYTIGVLSLIMKVSALFANVITTVCVPLVPALAVIIFHDKMSGVKAVSMILAIWGFLSYGYQQYLDEVKLKADLSKEKEESEVSLVERGLSHRA from the exons ATGGGAGAACCTCAAGAAAAGCAGCTCAACATACCTT TTGAAGAGGAAGCTAGCAAAGAACCAGATAATATGGCGAATAATTTGACTTTGTGGCGTGCAAAATACAAGAGGTGGCTCGATATAGGGTTCAACGCGTTTCTAGTCCTAGCTTCCTTATCAACTGCTACACTTCTCGGCGAACTTTACTACAAAGAAGGTGGAAAAAGCACATGGTTGAATTCATTGGTCCAAACTGTGGGATTTCCGGTACTTCTCCCTATTCTCTTCTTGAAACAAAGACAAGAAAATCCAGGCTCCCAAAACGATGATGATAATTATACTCCATCTGTTTGGATATTTTTATCTGTTTATGTTTTTCTTGGCTTTCTATTGGGTGGAAGTGGCATGCTGCTAGCTGTGGGCTTATTACACCTCCCAGTCTCAACATTTTCCTTAATTTCCGCAAGCCAATTAGGATTCAATGCAGTATTCTCATATTTCCTCAATTCCCAAAAAATAACAACTTATATAGCCAATTCTATTATCCTACTCACCATCTCCTCAATTCTTCTTGTGTTTCAACCTGACGATTCGCCTTCAGGCAAAGGTGGATCGTCAAAAGGGAAGAATTACGTATTAATCGGGTTTGTGTGCACCCTGTTCGGTTCAGCAGGCTACGCGTTACTGTTATCTTCCACTGAGCGAATTTTCAGAAAGGTTATGAAAAAACGCACCATGAAACAAGTGATGAACGTCGTTATTTGGCAATCGTTTTTCGCCACGTGTGCGATTTTGATTGGCCTTTTCGCTAGTGGTGAATGGAGATGGGTGAAAACAGAGATGCAAGAGTACAAGCTAGGGAAAGTGTCATATGTTATGACATTAGTGTGGAATGCTTTGTGTTGGCAGATTTACACAATTGGTGTACTAAGTTTAATTATGAAGGTATCTGCATTATTTGCTAATGTGATTACTACAGTTTGTGTGCCTCTAGTTCCAGCTCTTGCTGTGATTATTTTCCATGACAAGATGAGTGGGGTGAAAGCTGTGTCTATGATTTTGGCTATTTGGGGATTTTTATCCTATGGTTATCAGCAATATCTTGATGAAGTTAAGCTCAAAGCTGATTTGTCaaaggaaaaagaagaatctGAAGTGTCACTTGTTGAAAGAGGATTGAGCCATAGAGCTTAA